A region from the Actinoplanes sp. OR16 genome encodes:
- a CDS encoding ABC transporter substrate-binding protein, whose translation MIRRNFAWRSVAVLGAACLALGACSNSSDEPSDGSSSAPAAAGGDGVLKIGTLLPQTGSLAFLGPPEFAGVDLAAKEINAAGGVLGKDVVVSDTDSGDTSTDIASQSVNKLLAEKADVIIGAASSSVSLSVIDKITGAGVVQISPANTSDQFTTYNDKGLYFRTAPPDVLQGRVLGDLVVADGNATVGLLVLQDAYGTGLAKSARAAIESGGGQVVAEEVYDPKAADFSAEIGKIKQANPSAIIMIGFDETKKIVPKLVEAGLTAKSKKWYFVDGNLSNYGSEFPNGTFEGAKGTLPGAKAGDDFQKKLLEVDPALKDFSYAAESYDAAILSALAAEAAKSDAPADFSKQLAAVSKDGEKCTTFQQCKEALAAGKDIDYDGVSGPVQWNDAGDPAEATIGIYQYGADNTYKNVAYQTGKIDG comes from the coding sequence ATGATCCGCCGCAACTTCGCATGGCGCAGCGTCGCCGTGCTGGGTGCCGCTTGCCTTGCTCTGGGCGCGTGCTCGAACTCCAGCGACGAGCCGTCCGACGGTTCGTCCTCGGCCCCCGCCGCCGCCGGCGGCGACGGTGTGCTGAAGATCGGCACCCTGCTGCCGCAGACCGGCTCGCTCGCGTTCCTCGGCCCGCCCGAGTTCGCCGGCGTCGACCTGGCCGCCAAGGAGATCAACGCCGCGGGTGGCGTCCTGGGCAAGGACGTCGTCGTCAGCGACACCGACTCCGGCGACACCTCCACCGACATCGCCAGCCAGTCCGTGAACAAGCTGCTCGCCGAGAAGGCCGACGTCATCATCGGCGCCGCCTCGTCCTCGGTCTCCCTCTCCGTGATCGACAAGATCACCGGTGCGGGCGTGGTGCAGATCTCGCCGGCCAACACGTCGGACCAGTTCACCACGTACAACGACAAGGGCCTCTACTTCCGGACCGCTCCGCCGGACGTGCTCCAGGGCCGCGTCCTCGGTGACCTCGTCGTCGCCGACGGCAACGCCACCGTCGGCCTCCTGGTCCTCCAGGACGCCTACGGCACCGGTCTCGCCAAGTCGGCTCGCGCCGCGATCGAGAGCGGTGGCGGCCAGGTCGTCGCCGAAGAGGTCTACGACCCGAAGGCGGCCGACTTCTCGGCTGAGATCGGCAAGATCAAGCAGGCCAACCCGTCGGCGATCATCATGATCGGCTTCGACGAGACCAAGAAGATCGTCCCGAAGCTGGTCGAGGCCGGCCTCACCGCCAAGTCGAAGAAGTGGTACTTCGTCGACGGCAACCTGTCGAACTACGGCTCCGAGTTCCCGAACGGCACCTTCGAAGGCGCCAAGGGCACCCTGCCGGGCGCGAAGGCGGGCGACGACTTCCAGAAGAAGCTCCTCGAGGTCGACCCGGCCCTGAAGGACTTCTCCTACGCCGCCGAGTCCTACGACGCGGCGATCCTGAGCGCCCTGGCCGCCGAGGCAGCCAAGAGCGACGCCCCCGCCGACTTCTCGAAGCAGCTGGCCGCGGTCAGCAAGGACGGCGAGAAGTGCACCACCTTCCAGCAGTGCAAGGAAGCTCTGGCCGCCGGCAAGGACATCGACTACGACGGCGTGAGCGGCCCGGTCCAGTGGAACGACGCCGGTGACCCGGCCGAGGCCACGATCGGCATCTACCAGTACGGCGCCGACAACACCTACAAGAACGTCGCCTACCAGACCGGCAAGATCGACGGCTGA
- the polA gene encoding DNA polymerase I, producing MSDDAQTPRLLLLDGHSLAYRAYFALPVENFSTATGQPTNAVFGFTSMLINMLRDEKPTHIVVAFDLSRRSFRTEKYADYKAGRSETPQPFQGQVSLIKEVLEALRIPVVEKENYEADDVIATLATQARESGMEVVISTGDRDAFQLSGEHVTILYPVRGVSEVWRMTPEAIEAKYFVPPGLYRDKAALVGEASDNLTGVPGVGDKTAAKWINEFGGLDGIIANVDKIKGKAGESLRAHLADVMRNYELNQLVCDLELPLRPEDVRWQGWDREAVHAVFDALEFRVLRERLYSYLEAVEPEAESGFDVDGRILSTGGVSAWLREHAGTAPVGVAVTGRFGRGTGELTGVGVATAGGPAAWFDPSALDEDDERAVAAWLAEPGRPKVVHDAKPALLAFQAHGWQLAGVTTDTALAAYLAKPDQRAYDLNDLALRYLKRELRVDEPDNGQMSLMDGLGDEGAAEMNLMLRARATLDLAEVLTAELSRDGGESMRLLADVEQPLSVVLAQMERLGIAADTEYLSELESHFAAEVKAAQQAAHEVVGREFNLGSPKQLQEILFVERNLPKTKKIKSGYTTDADALQSLFAQTGDPVLEHLLRHRDVAKLKSTVDGLLKSVSDDGRIHTTFNQTVAATGRLSSTDPNLQNIPIRTEEGRRIRRAFVVGPGLEQLMTADYSQIEMRIMAHLSGDDALIAAFNSGADFHAATASSVFHVGLGEVTADQRRKIKAMNYGLAYGLSAFGLSNQLTISTEEARGLMEEYFERFGGVRDYLQAVVAQAGKDGYTATILGRRRYLPDLLSDNRQRREMAQRMALNAPIQGSAADIIKIAMLRVDEALKDSALESRMLLQVHDELVFEVAAGEREQLEELVRREMGGAFPLSVPLEVSVGVGRDWNGADH from the coding sequence GTGAGCGATGACGCCCAGACTCCCCGCCTGCTGCTGCTCGACGGCCACTCCCTGGCCTACCGGGCTTATTTCGCGCTCCCGGTGGAGAACTTCAGCACCGCCACCGGCCAGCCGACGAACGCCGTCTTCGGGTTCACCTCGATGCTCATCAACATGCTGCGCGACGAGAAGCCGACGCACATCGTGGTGGCGTTCGACCTGTCCCGGCGCAGCTTCCGCACCGAGAAATACGCCGACTACAAGGCCGGCCGCTCGGAGACGCCGCAGCCCTTCCAGGGTCAGGTCAGCCTGATCAAGGAGGTGCTGGAGGCGCTGCGCATCCCGGTGGTGGAGAAGGAGAACTACGAGGCTGACGACGTCATCGCCACCCTCGCCACCCAGGCCCGCGAGAGCGGCATGGAGGTGGTCATCTCCACCGGCGACCGCGACGCGTTCCAGCTGTCCGGTGAGCACGTCACGATCCTCTACCCGGTCCGTGGCGTCTCCGAGGTCTGGCGGATGACCCCCGAGGCGATCGAGGCGAAATACTTCGTCCCCCCGGGGCTCTACCGCGACAAGGCCGCCCTGGTCGGCGAGGCCAGCGACAACCTGACCGGCGTGCCCGGCGTGGGCGACAAGACCGCCGCCAAGTGGATCAATGAGTTCGGCGGACTCGACGGCATCATCGCCAACGTCGACAAGATCAAGGGCAAGGCGGGGGAGAGCCTGCGCGCCCACCTGGCCGACGTGATGCGCAACTACGAGCTCAACCAGCTGGTCTGCGACCTGGAGCTGCCGCTGCGCCCGGAGGACGTCCGCTGGCAGGGGTGGGACCGCGAGGCGGTGCACGCCGTCTTCGACGCCCTCGAGTTCCGGGTGCTGCGCGAGCGGCTCTACTCCTACCTCGAAGCGGTCGAGCCCGAGGCCGAGTCCGGCTTCGACGTGGACGGCCGGATCCTGTCCACCGGCGGGGTGTCCGCCTGGCTGCGCGAGCACGCGGGCACCGCCCCGGTCGGCGTCGCGGTCACCGGCCGGTTCGGCCGGGGCACCGGCGAGCTCACCGGCGTCGGCGTGGCCACCGCGGGCGGCCCGGCCGCGTGGTTCGACCCGTCGGCTCTCGACGAGGACGACGAGCGGGCCGTGGCGGCCTGGCTGGCCGAGCCCGGCCGCCCCAAGGTGGTCCACGACGCGAAACCCGCCCTGCTCGCCTTCCAGGCGCACGGCTGGCAGCTCGCCGGCGTCACCACCGACACCGCGCTCGCGGCCTACCTCGCCAAACCCGACCAGCGTGCCTACGACCTGAACGACCTGGCCCTGCGCTACCTCAAGCGCGAGCTGCGGGTCGACGAGCCGGACAACGGGCAGATGAGCCTGATGGACGGCCTCGGCGACGAGGGCGCCGCCGAGATGAACCTGATGCTCCGCGCCCGTGCCACGCTCGACCTGGCCGAGGTGCTCACCGCCGAGCTGTCCCGCGACGGCGGCGAGTCGATGCGCCTGCTGGCCGACGTGGAGCAGCCGCTGTCGGTGGTGCTCGCCCAGATGGAGCGGCTCGGCATCGCCGCCGACACGGAATACCTGTCGGAGCTGGAGTCGCACTTCGCCGCCGAGGTGAAGGCGGCTCAGCAGGCGGCGCACGAGGTGGTCGGCCGGGAGTTCAACCTCGGCTCGCCCAAGCAGCTCCAGGAGATCCTCTTCGTCGAGCGCAACCTGCCGAAGACCAAGAAGATCAAGTCCGGTTACACGACCGACGCCGACGCGCTGCAGAGCCTCTTCGCGCAGACCGGCGACCCGGTTCTGGAGCACCTGTTGCGCCACCGTGACGTGGCGAAGCTGAAATCCACTGTCGACGGCCTGCTCAAGTCGGTCTCCGACGACGGGCGGATCCACACGACGTTCAACCAGACGGTCGCGGCGACCGGCCGGCTGTCGTCCACCGATCCGAACCTGCAGAACATCCCGATCCGCACCGAGGAGGGCCGCCGCATCCGCCGCGCCTTCGTGGTCGGCCCCGGCCTCGAGCAGCTGATGACGGCCGACTACAGCCAGATCGAGATGCGGATCATGGCGCACCTCTCCGGCGACGACGCGCTGATCGCCGCGTTCAACTCGGGCGCCGACTTCCACGCCGCCACCGCGTCGTCGGTCTTCCACGTCGGGCTCGGCGAGGTGACGGCCGACCAGCGTCGCAAGATCAAGGCGATGAACTACGGCTTGGCGTACGGACTGAGTGCCTTCGGCCTGTCGAACCAGCTCACCATCTCCACCGAGGAGGCCCGCGGCCTCATGGAGGAATACTTCGAGCGCTTCGGCGGGGTGCGCGACTACCTGCAGGCGGTGGTGGCGCAGGCCGGCAAGGACGGCTACACGGCGACCATCCTGGGCCGCCGGCGATACCTGCCCGACCTGCTCAGCGACAACCGGCAGCGCCGCGAGATGGCCCAGCGGATGGCGCTGAACGCGCCGATCCAGGGTTCCGCCGCGGACATCATCAAGATCGCGATGCTGCGGGTCGACGAGGCGCTGAAGGACTCGGCCCTGGAGTCGCGGATGCTGCTGCAGGTCCACGACGAGCTGGTGTTCGAGGTGGCGGCCGGCGAGCGGGAGCAGCTCGAGGAGCTGGTCCGCCGGGAGATGGGCGGCGCCTTCCCGCTCTCGGTGCCGCTGGAGGTGTCGGTCGGTGTCGGCCGTGACTGGAACGGCGCCGACCACTGA
- a CDS encoding helix-turn-helix transcriptional regulator, whose translation MPSGSMSMEIAGSRPSLVLSIIAQVAGATLVRGQIEAGRATVIAGMFKALGDPVRLRLLSMIASTPEGEICVCDLSAEFDLTGPTISHHLRILREAGLVDCDRRGTWVYYRPVPDTLTLLADVLDVKP comes from the coding sequence ATGCCGAGTGGATCGATGTCGATGGAGATCGCCGGGTCCCGGCCCTCACTGGTGCTCTCCATCATCGCTCAGGTCGCCGGAGCGACCCTGGTGAGAGGTCAGATCGAGGCCGGCCGGGCGACCGTGATCGCCGGGATGTTCAAGGCTCTGGGCGACCCGGTCCGGCTGCGCCTGCTGTCGATGATCGCGTCGACGCCGGAGGGCGAGATCTGCGTCTGCGACCTGAGCGCCGAGTTCGACCTGACCGGGCCGACGATCTCGCACCACCTGCGGATCCTGCGCGAGGCGGGCCTGGTGGACTGCGACCGCCGCGGCACCTGGGTCTATTACCGCCCGGTGCCGGACACCCTCACGCTGCTGGCCGACGTCCTGGACGTCAAGCCTTGA
- a CDS encoding DUF3140 domain-containing protein has protein sequence MADVHAEFREAVNMTAAELRDWLTSDESKEVGQKSSGSAESVGHDSGRKIVTILGKKKSELTGGDEEHMRKVVGYVHRHLAQRPDGDVSGTRWRHSLMNWGHDPLKA, from the coding sequence ATGGCTGATGTGCACGCCGAATTCCGCGAGGCCGTGAACATGACCGCCGCCGAACTGCGCGACTGGCTGACCAGCGACGAGTCCAAGGAGGTCGGCCAGAAGTCGTCCGGCTCGGCCGAATCGGTGGGTCACGACTCCGGCCGGAAGATCGTCACGATCCTCGGGAAGAAGAAGTCCGAGCTGACCGGCGGCGACGAGGAGCACATGCGCAAGGTCGTCGGGTACGTCCACCGGCACCTCGCCCAGCGGCCCGACGGCGACGTGAGCGGAACCCGATGGCGTCACTCCCTGATGAACTGGGGGCACGACCCCCTCAAGGCTTGA
- a CDS encoding DUF2945 domain-containing protein: MRKGDKVTWRSHGETVHGTVEQKITERTQAAGRTVAASPEEPQYKVKSDKSGREAVHKPESLRHG; encoded by the coding sequence ATGAGAAAAGGTGACAAAGTAACCTGGCGCAGCCACGGCGAGACCGTTCACGGCACCGTCGAGCAGAAGATCACCGAGCGGACCCAGGCCGCCGGGCGGACCGTCGCCGCCTCGCCCGAGGAGCCGCAGTACAAGGTGAAGAGCGACAAGAGCGGGCGGGAAGCCGTACACAAGCCGGAGTCTCTTCGTCATGGCTGA
- a CDS encoding class I SAM-dependent methyltransferase, with protein MTEIASRKPVTEPEARRANRSWWDLDADDYQDEHGAFLGDVDFVWCPERLREADARLLGDVPGKKILELGAGAAAASRWLRAEGADPVAMDLSGGMLRHAREAAGRSGVEVPLVQADALALPFADDAFDIVCTAFGAIPFVADSAAAMREVARVLRPGGSWVFSVTHPMRWAFWDEPDESGLTVRNSYFDRSPYVERGDDGEVTYLEQHRTLGDRVRELVAAGFVLRDLVEPEWPEGHTQIWGQWSPLRGRLFPGTAIFVCDLPERVSREHEKR; from the coding sequence GTGACTGAGATCGCCTCCCGGAAGCCCGTGACCGAGCCGGAAGCCCGGCGGGCGAACCGCTCCTGGTGGGACCTCGACGCCGACGACTACCAGGACGAGCACGGCGCCTTCCTCGGCGACGTCGACTTCGTCTGGTGCCCCGAACGTCTGCGGGAGGCGGACGCACGGCTTCTGGGCGACGTACCGGGCAAGAAGATCTTGGAACTCGGCGCCGGCGCCGCGGCGGCAAGCCGGTGGTTGCGCGCCGAGGGCGCCGACCCGGTCGCGATGGACCTCTCCGGCGGCATGCTGCGGCACGCGCGCGAAGCGGCCGGGCGCAGCGGGGTGGAGGTGCCGCTGGTGCAGGCCGACGCGCTCGCCCTGCCCTTCGCCGACGACGCGTTCGACATCGTGTGCACGGCGTTCGGGGCGATCCCGTTCGTCGCCGACTCGGCCGCCGCGATGCGTGAGGTGGCCCGGGTGCTGCGGCCCGGCGGGAGCTGGGTGTTCTCGGTGACGCATCCGATGCGCTGGGCGTTCTGGGACGAGCCGGACGAGTCGGGCCTGACGGTGCGGAACTCGTACTTCGACCGCTCCCCGTACGTCGAACGCGGCGACGACGGCGAGGTCACCTATCTGGAACAGCATCGGACGCTCGGGGACCGGGTCCGGGAACTGGTGGCGGCCGGGTTCGTGCTGCGCGATCTGGTCGAGCCGGAGTGGCCCGAGGGGCACACCCAGATCTGGGGCCAGTGGAGCCCGCTGCGGGGTCGGCTCTTCCCCGGAACCGCCATTTTTGTGTGCGACCTGCCTGAGCGGGTATCCCGGGAGCATGAGAAAAGGTGA
- the rpsA gene encoding 30S ribosomal protein S1 has product MTSSIEATSSANKVTVDDLGSEEAFLAAIDETIKYFNDGDIVEGTVVKVDRDEVLLDIGYKTEGVIPSRELSIKHDVDPAEVVSVGDHIEALVLTKEDKEGRLILSKKRAQYERAWGTIEKIKEDDGVVRGSVIEVVKGGLILDIGLRGFLPASLVEMRRVRDLQPYVGRELEAKIIELDKNRNNVVLSRRAWLEQTQSEVRTEFLNKLQKGQVRKGVVSSIVNFGAFVDLGGVDGLVHVSELSWKHIDHPSEVVEVGQEVEVEVLDVDLDRERVSLSLKATQEDPWRQFARTHAINQIVPGKVTKLVPFGAFVRVDDGIEGLVHISELAERHVELPEQVVQVGSDVLVKVIDIDLERRRISLSLKQANENFVEGEEHFDPTLYGMAATYDNEGNYIYPEGFDPETGEWLEGFDKQRETWEKQYADARERWEAHTKQVQASREADAEAALNPAPAGGVTSSSSSSSSSSSSSAPARSTEEPAGTLATDEALAALREKLAGGKS; this is encoded by the coding sequence ATGACGAGCAGCATCGAGGCCACCTCGAGCGCCAACAAGGTCACCGTCGACGATCTGGGTTCTGAGGAAGCTTTCCTCGCCGCCATCGACGAGACCATCAAGTACTTCAACGACGGCGACATTGTCGAAGGCACCGTCGTCAAGGTCGATCGGGACGAGGTCCTGCTCGACATCGGCTACAAGACCGAGGGTGTCATCCCCTCGCGTGAGTTGTCGATCAAGCATGACGTGGACCCCGCGGAAGTGGTGTCGGTTGGCGACCACATCGAAGCCCTCGTCCTCACCAAGGAGGACAAGGAAGGTCGCCTGATCCTCTCGAAGAAGCGCGCTCAGTACGAGCGGGCTTGGGGCACCATCGAGAAGATCAAGGAAGACGACGGCGTCGTCCGTGGTTCCGTCATCGAGGTGGTCAAGGGTGGCCTCATCCTCGACATCGGCCTCCGGGGCTTCCTCCCGGCGTCCCTCGTCGAGATGCGTCGTGTCCGGGACCTGCAGCCGTACGTCGGCCGCGAGCTCGAGGCGAAGATCATCGAGCTGGACAAGAACCGCAACAACGTGGTTCTGTCCCGCCGCGCCTGGCTCGAGCAGACGCAGTCCGAGGTTCGCACCGAGTTCCTCAACAAGCTGCAGAAGGGCCAGGTCCGCAAGGGCGTCGTGTCCTCCATCGTCAACTTCGGTGCCTTCGTTGACCTGGGTGGCGTGGACGGCCTCGTGCACGTCTCCGAGCTCTCCTGGAAGCACATCGACCACCCGTCCGAGGTCGTCGAGGTCGGCCAGGAGGTCGAGGTCGAGGTTCTCGACGTCGACCTGGACCGCGAGCGCGTCTCGCTGTCGCTGAAGGCGACCCAGGAGGACCCGTGGCGTCAGTTCGCCCGGACCCACGCGATCAACCAGATCGTCCCGGGTAAGGTCACGAAGCTCGTTCCGTTCGGTGCGTTCGTCCGCGTCGACGACGGCATCGAGGGCCTGGTCCACATCTCCGAGCTCGCCGAGCGTCACGTCGAGCTGCCCGAGCAGGTCGTCCAGGTCGGTTCGGACGTTCTGGTCAAGGTCATCGACATCGACCTCGAGCGTCGCCGGATCTCGCTGTCGCTCAAGCAGGCCAACGAGAACTTCGTGGAGGGCGAGGAGCACTTCGACCCCACCCTCTACGGCATGGCCGCGACGTACGACAACGAGGGCAACTACATCTACCCGGAGGGCTTCGACCCGGAGACGGGCGAGTGGCTCGAGGGCTTCGACAAGCAGCGTGAGACGTGGGAGAAGCAGTACGCTGACGCCCGCGAGCGCTGGGAGGCCCACACCAAGCAGGTGCAGGCGTCCCGTGAGGCCGACGCTGAGGCCGCGCTCAACCCGGCTCCGGCCGGCGGCGTGACCAGCTCCTCCTCCTCGTCGTCCTCCTCCTCGAGCTCGTCGGCCCCGGCGCGCTCCACCGAGGAGCCGGCCGGCACGCTGGCCACCGACGAGGCTCTCGCGGCTCTGCGCGAGAAGCTTGCCGGCGGCAAGAGCTGA
- the coaE gene encoding dephospho-CoA kinase: MLRVGLTGGIGAGKSAVAKRLAERGAVIIDADLLAREVVEPGTDGLAEIVAAFGSGVLTAEGALDRPALGAKVFGDETARRTLEGIIHPRVRARTAQLTREAAADAIVVNDVPLLVEAGLYPSYHLVIVVLADRDLRIQRLTELRGMTAAEAAARISAQTDDERRRAAADVIITNDAGLDDLHARVDELWRDRLTEFERNLRAGRAAVRHEVRISPPDPEWPVRAERLIARIRHGLGADADVRHIGSTSVPGLPAKDIIDLMLSVRTLAEADALAGRLAGIGFPRRSGEWFDNARGVPGLTWPKRFHGCADPGYEVNLHVRVTGSPGWRFALLMRDHLRAVPAARDAYAAAKSKWAAHFPDRIGYAEAKEPWFDAEARAADDWAEEIGWQPAP, from the coding sequence ATGCTGAGGGTGGGACTGACGGGTGGGATCGGCGCGGGCAAGAGCGCCGTGGCGAAGCGCCTGGCCGAGCGCGGCGCCGTGATCATCGACGCCGATCTGCTGGCCCGTGAGGTGGTCGAGCCCGGGACCGACGGTCTCGCCGAGATCGTCGCGGCGTTCGGCTCGGGGGTGCTCACCGCCGAGGGCGCGCTGGACCGGCCGGCCCTGGGCGCCAAGGTCTTCGGCGACGAGACGGCCCGGCGGACCTTGGAAGGCATCATTCACCCCCGGGTGCGGGCGCGGACGGCGCAACTGACCCGCGAGGCGGCGGCCGATGCGATCGTCGTCAACGATGTGCCGCTTCTGGTCGAAGCGGGACTCTATCCCTCGTACCATCTGGTGATCGTGGTCCTCGCCGACCGTGACCTGCGCATCCAGCGTCTCACCGAGCTGCGTGGCATGACGGCGGCGGAGGCCGCCGCCCGGATCAGCGCCCAGACCGACGACGAGCGACGCCGTGCCGCCGCCGACGTGATCATCACGAACGACGCGGGACTCGACGACCTGCACGCCCGCGTGGACGAGCTGTGGCGCGACCGGCTGACCGAGTTCGAACGCAACCTGCGCGCCGGCCGCGCCGCCGTACGCCACGAGGTGCGGATCTCGCCGCCGGATCCGGAGTGGCCGGTGCGCGCCGAACGGCTGATCGCCCGCATCCGGCACGGCCTGGGCGCGGACGCCGACGTGCGCCACATCGGCTCGACCTCGGTGCCCGGCCTGCCGGCGAAGGACATCATCGATCTCATGCTGAGCGTGCGCACCCTCGCCGAAGCGGACGCCCTCGCCGGCCGCCTCGCCGGGATCGGCTTCCCCCGGCGCTCCGGCGAATGGTTCGACAACGCCCGCGGCGTACCCGGCCTGACCTGGCCGAAACGCTTCCACGGCTGCGCCGATCCCGGCTACGAGGTGAACCTGCACGTGCGGGTGACCGGTTCCCCGGGCTGGCGGTTCGCCCTGCTCATGCGCGACCACCTGCGCGCGGTCCCGGCCGCGCGCGACGCCTACGCCGCCGCGAAGTCGAAGTGGGCAGCCCACTTCCCCGACCGAATCGGCTACGCCGAGGCGAAAGAGCCCTGGTTCGACGCCGAAGCCCGGGCAGCCGACGACTGGGCCGAAGAGATCGGCTGGCAGCCCGCCCCCTGA
- the uvrB gene encoding excinuclease ABC subunit UvrB, protein MALDIPRLDGRFEVVSEFQPAGDQPAAIDELERRVRRGDRHTVLLGATGTGKSATTAWLIERLQRPALVLAPNKTLCAQLAKEFRELLPNNAVEYFVSYYDYYQPEAYIAQTDTYIEKDSSVNEEVERLRHSATRSLLTRRDTIVVATVSAIYGLGTPQEYIETAVQLKVGQEIERDRLLRRLVDIQYTRNDVAFQRGTFRVRGDTLEIIPAYEELALRVELFGDEVEKLYYLHPLTGEVVREVDELVIFPATHYVAGAERMDRAIRDIEVELEERLAEFERQGKLLEAQRLRMRTTYDIEMMRQVGFCNGIENYSMHMDGRQPGEPAYTLLDYFPDDFVTVIDESHVTIPQIGGMYEGDASRKRILIEHGFRLPSAADNRPLRFDEFLERVGQMVFLSATPGPWEMEHAQGEFVEQVIRPTGLVDPEVVVKPTKGQIDDLMHEIKLRTERDERVLVTTLTKKMAEDLTDYLLENGIRVRYLHSEVDTLRRVELLKELRKGDYDVLVGINLLREGLDLPEVSLVAILDADKEGFLRSGRSLIQTIGRAARNVSGEVHMYADKITPSMQSAIEETDRRRAKQIAHNEANGIKPQALRKKIHDILDDIYREAEDTDAAIVGGAGRQMSRGKAPVPETRSKARAATGPAREGMARAELAQLIQDLSDQMLAAARELQFELAARIRDEVSELKKELRGMDMAGVK, encoded by the coding sequence ATGGCGCTCGACATCCCACGACTCGACGGCCGGTTCGAGGTCGTCAGCGAATTCCAGCCCGCGGGCGACCAGCCCGCCGCGATCGACGAGCTTGAGCGGCGCGTGCGCCGCGGCGATCGGCACACCGTGCTGCTCGGCGCCACCGGCACCGGCAAGAGCGCTACGACGGCCTGGCTCATCGAGCGACTGCAGCGGCCGGCGCTCGTGCTCGCGCCCAACAAGACGCTCTGCGCCCAGTTGGCGAAGGAGTTCCGCGAGCTCCTGCCGAACAACGCCGTCGAATACTTCGTCAGTTACTACGACTACTACCAGCCTGAGGCCTACATCGCTCAGACCGACACCTACATCGAGAAGGACTCGTCGGTCAACGAGGAGGTGGAGCGCCTCCGCCACTCGGCCACCAGGTCCCTGCTGACCAGGCGCGACACCATCGTGGTGGCGACCGTCAGCGCGATCTACGGCCTGGGCACCCCGCAGGAATACATCGAGACCGCCGTGCAGCTCAAGGTCGGCCAGGAGATCGAGCGCGACAGACTGCTGCGCCGCCTGGTCGACATCCAATACACGCGCAACGACGTGGCGTTCCAGCGCGGCACGTTCCGGGTCCGCGGTGACACGCTCGAGATCATCCCGGCTTATGAGGAGCTCGCCCTCCGGGTCGAGCTCTTCGGCGACGAGGTGGAGAAGCTCTACTACCTCCACCCGCTCACCGGCGAGGTGGTCCGCGAGGTCGACGAGCTGGTCATCTTCCCGGCGACGCACTACGTGGCCGGCGCGGAGCGGATGGATCGGGCGATCCGCGACATCGAGGTCGAGCTGGAGGAGAGGCTCGCCGAGTTCGAGCGGCAGGGCAAGCTGCTCGAGGCGCAGCGCCTGCGGATGCGGACGACCTATGACATCGAGATGATGCGCCAGGTCGGCTTCTGCAACGGCATCGAGAACTACTCGATGCACATGGACGGCCGGCAGCCCGGCGAGCCGGCATACACACTGCTCGACTACTTCCCCGACGACTTCGTCACGGTGATCGACGAGTCCCACGTGACGATTCCGCAGATCGGAGGGATGTACGAAGGAGACGCCTCCCGCAAACGGATCCTCATCGAGCACGGTTTCCGGCTGCCCAGCGCCGCCGACAACCGGCCGTTGCGCTTCGACGAGTTCCTCGAGCGGGTCGGCCAGATGGTGTTCCTGTCGGCCACGCCCGGCCCGTGGGAGATGGAGCACGCCCAGGGCGAGTTCGTCGAGCAGGTCATCCGGCCGACCGGACTGGTCGACCCCGAGGTCGTGGTGAAGCCCACGAAGGGCCAGATCGACGACCTGATGCACGAGATCAAGCTGCGCACCGAGCGGGATGAGCGCGTCCTGGTCACGACGCTCACCAAGAAGATGGCCGAGGACCTCACCGACTACCTGCTGGAGAACGGCATCCGCGTGCGCTACCTGCACTCCGAGGTCGACACGCTGCGCCGCGTCGAGTTGCTGAAGGAGCTGCGGAAGGGTGACTACGACGTACTCGTCGGCATCAACCTGCTGCGTGAGGGCCTCGACCTGCCCGAGGTGTCGCTCGTCGCCATCCTCGACGCCGACAAGGAGGGCTTCCTGCGCAGCGGCCGCTCCCTGATCCAGACGATCGGCCGCGCCGCCCGAAACGTCTCCGGCGAGGTCCACATGTACGCCGACAAGATCACCCCCTCGATGCAGAGCGCGATCGAGGAGACCGACAGGCGCCGGGCCAAGCAGATCGCCCACAACGAGGCGAACGGCATCAAGCCACAAGCCCTCCGCAAGAAGATCCACGACATCCTCGACGACATCTACCGCGAAGCCGAAGACACCGACGCGGCAATCGTCGGCGGCGCCGGCCGCCAGATGTCCCGAGGCAAGGCCCCGGTGCCGGAGACCCGTTCAAAGGCCCGAGCAGCCACCGGCCCGGCCCGCGAAGGCATGGCCCGCGCCGAACTCGCCCAGCTGATCCAAGATCTGAGCGACCAGATGCTGGCGGCGGCCCGCGAGCTGCAGTTCGAGCTGGCAGCCCGCATCCGCGACGAGGTGTCGGAGCTGAAGAAGGAACTGCGCGGCATGGACATGGCGGGGGTGAAGTAG